The sequence ACAgatccatatactttaatgttaagtaattgtccatttccatttcttattgttcaccccaagtcataaccccggttaatcCGTCATTGgaatagtgggctgtgacagatcTCTAACAACTTTCAGCAACATCGCCTCCAAGGCTTGAGAATGCAGTAAACCCTAAAAACACGAGCTTGCCCCCGAGTTTTGCAAATCAATCTGAGGCGGTGCAGCCTCACCAACCTTATGGTACCCGTTTCTTCGTTGTGGTTTTGTAGATAGACTACAACACCGATAATAATAGAATTCTACCACACCGATCGGTGAAAAACCGGTTTCTATCAACATTTTTATTATACAATTTTAATgggaaaaagatgaaaaatgagCTGGAATAATATGCTCAAAACCTTTATACGAAAATTtgatgataattaattaacctTGACGGCATTGTCATGTcgttattaaattttgaaaagttGTTAGATTGATATTTAAAACTTGGTGCaagatattttaagtaattgtaATGAAGATGATAATTGATTATATCATATGTGATTTGATATTtgttatttattactccctccgtccgcgatatcgtttccacatttgccatttcggtccgtccgcgatatcgtttccacttccatttatagaagtagggtccacaaacttccactcacaacaatagtgggacccaaactccactcactacatatccactactatccaccacttttcttaaaacccgtgccatccacaatgtggaaatgatatcgcggacggagggagtatttttgttataaattaaattttattttattcaaagtcCTTTTCATAGGGGCTACAAAATAATTCCCCCCCGCCTCCCCAAATAACCTATAAAACCTGTTAAAAACCGATTTCTATTAGCCTATTGCGTAGTGCGTGGTGTCCATCAATACATAACAAACCGGTAAAAGATGTGCTAATAAAAACAGGTTAACCGGTGTCTTACATACCTACGACACCAGTTATTAACCGGTTTCTATCAGCACATTTTTTTCTACCCCTACGAAACCGGTAGTTTGTGCTAATAGAAATTGGTTAAAAACCGATTTCTATcagcatttttcttgtagtgtggaACTCAAGCATGAGCTCACGTCTTTATGGAAGACTACCTTTGATTGGAAATTAATCCCTATGGAACAGGGCTATCACGATGAAATTTACTATGGAAGCGGATAAAATTGCGGCAAAAAGTAAGCCAATTTGGGAACTTGCCATAGGACATCTGCGATTGAGAGAATGGGTCAAGAGTTTTGATCAGTATAAAGAAACATTTGCGCGCCTTAGCTCAGATTTGAGTGCGGATTTACTACCTGCCCATGGATTCTGGCAGTCGGAGATAATTACGGGCCTAGGGCATGCTATGGGACAGCATATGCGGATTGATGGTGCTACTGCAGCGGGATGTGGGAcatgttggaaattggttgtgagtaaccaatgtttaataatttttcgagtaccgaaaatatttaatttagcagaattaaatgggacaggatcgatctacattccgagtagatgatcgtagtatatttatttactcaaaaccgatttccggtgagtgagaaataattgtttaaagttgggtacttgaaacatggagttgtgggaaaagataagcattaaataagatttaatacTTATCCCACATCGGGATGTGGATCACCTTTATTACAATATAAAAGCTATTACATCAcaggatgtaataaaactgtgtgcacacgtgacgggttgcaaagcccacacgcgcgcgccgccgcccgcccggccccggccccggccccgtcgcccggCCCGTCCCGTCCCCGTCACCCGACgcgcggccgtggacttggacttggatcttggcaattggtctttgggtggtctttgggcctaccctaggcCCACATCGACTCTTATCTCATGGCAGATTCAAACAGCAGGGCTGTTACTGCTGTAACCCCCGACACCTTTTGAATACCATCAATGGTATTAATCCCGCAGGCTCCTCCATTTgatgtggactgtgcctataaataggacagcctccatgcatcatcTACACAACTGAAACAAGTATTTTACACCAAAACTCTGCTGCACTCTGCATCATCTGTTGAGTTatgttctcgcctcgttccagttcgccggagctcgttggtctgctgtgctgctacctacgagacgaagccgtttcatctttggggacgacacgccaaaccgagagcactaccggggcgtttctcgtcttgcggacagaggaccctcctcgactcggctatTTCCTGGTTTATTAgattgtaatttcaatacaaTTTTTCCCTTGTATTCTCATCTCCTACATTTCTGTGTTCCATTGTACTACGCCCGCGAGCTTGTAATCCAAcaatcgcaagacgagataagctTGCAACGTGGGAGTATTTTGGACATGTAATTGAACTTAAAACTTTCGGAACTTAAACACCTTTGCTGGAGATGTCGACCGGTCCTGCGAACTCCACCGAGGCTGCCAATGCCGttgccgccgcctccgccgcggcCGCATCAACCGTGGCACCCGCCACCTCTGCCGCTGCTGCCTCCACCTTTAGTGGTGGTCATTTTGGTGTTCCAACACCGCTACCTTTCTTGTTTGGTGCTAACCAAACGACTCTTGGAGGAGATAGTTCCGTGCAAGGAACGGTTGGCCCAACTCCGTTTGGGTCAACGATTGGTTCCACTTCGAGTGGTTCCGTGGGGTCCACTTTTGGACGAACGGTTGGGGCCTTCGGGACCAACGTGGTGAGCTATGGCAACATAGCGGGTTCGGTGCCAATGCAGCCCTCGAGGGCGAATGCAATAGCAGAAAAGCCACCTaagtttggtgggtcacacttcaAAATGTGGTAGCACAAGATGATGTTATACATCACGACTTTGGGCTTGGTCGATTTCCTGTGGGAAGATGAGCCACCTGCGCCGGCGGACAACGAGACCAGTCTCTGGGTGCATGCCGCGTATGACGATTGGCGCTATGGCGACTATCTttgtaaacatttcattttagaAGGTTTAGAAGATAGTTTATACAATGTATACGCCAATGTAAAGACCTCCAAACCACTTTGGCAGGCACTAGAGAACAAGTATTGTAGTGATGATGTAATAGCTAAGTTCTTAGACTTTAAGATGATCGATGGTAGATCGATCATGGATCAAGTGCAAGAATTCCAACTTATCTTGCATGAGTTGGAATCCGAAGGGATGAAAATGCCCGAAGCTTTCATCACTGCGGCGATTATCGAGATGCTACCGCCAAGCTGGATTGACTTCAAGAGCTACCTTATGCAGAACAATGAGGAGATGACTCTTGAAGATCTCATGGTTAAGCTGCGCTTAGAATTTGACGTGAGGGAATGTATGACCAAGGTCGAAAACTCATCTCAAGTCAAAGGCAACTTGTtggagaaaggcggtccctccaacaacAAGCTCGCCAAAACGCCAAGGACAAGGGCAAGGCAAAAATGAAGGATTGCTACAATTGTGGCAAACCGGGTCACTTGGCAAAGGATTGCTACAAGCTCAAAAAGAAGAAGGCGAGACGTGATATCATTATCATTGAGTAGAAGTTGATCAAAACAACTTGGCGGCTTAGACTAGAGTTTGAGTCCAAGTTGTTATAATCATTGTTTAGATAGCACTTGGTAGAGCATAGCCAATGAGCTTATCTaactcaataataataagaatgagTTTATTTCTTATCTATTTGAGTGTTGTGATTTATAGCATTGTAGACATGTGAATCTAAATGCgataaaaagattagtaaatatggatttactaaaaataaacgagtttaacactcaaaacaaatgtcaaatttgtgttgaagcaaaaatgacgAAGTCTCCGTTTCATTCTGTGGAAAGGAGCACTAAACCTTTAGAACTAATCCACACCGACGTGTGTGatctaaagtttgtgcaaactcgaggtggtaaaaggtactttatcacttttattgatgactgcacaaggtattgctatctttatcttctaagaagtaaagatgaggctattgaagctttcaagaacttcaaaacagaagccgagaatcaacttggtagtcgaattaagatggttcgaagtgatagaggaggagaatatgttgctccgtttgaagaattatgcaacgctagtggtataatacatcaaacaactgctccatattcacctcaatctaatggtgttgctgaacgcaagaatcgaactcttaaagagatgatgaatgtcatgttgattagttctgggttaccccagaacatgtggggggaggtgacaaacatggttttcgtacctcaattccacatgttttgttgtcatttcccttcatgttttgcttgtgaatgcttgtttgtgcccgaatatttagttttatgaagatttgatatctttgtgtagttttggagtaatttcaggaaaaatcaaggattaattggaggattttg comes from Salvia miltiorrhiza cultivar Shanhuang (shh) chromosome 3, IMPLAD_Smil_shh, whole genome shotgun sequence and encodes:
- the LOC131018251 gene encoding uncharacterized protein LOC131018251, with amino-acid sequence MMLYITTLGLVDFLWEDEPPAPADNETSLWVHAAYDDWRYGDYLCKHFILEGLEDSLYNVYANVKTSKPLWQALENKYCSDDVIAKFLDFKMIDGRSIMDQVQEFQLILHELESEGMKMPEAFITAAIIEMLPPSWIDFKSYLMQNNEEMTLEDLMVKLRLEFDVRECMTKVENSSQVKGNLLEKGGPSNNKLAKTPRTRARQK